From a region of the Paraburkholderia caribensis genome:
- a CDS encoding EAL and HDOD domain-containing protein: MYLAAGTKCGESKENYSFVARQPIVDIDLRVVGYELLFRKRGDSTACIEDDLTSTLSVLSTTLVDFGLEKLTEGSLCFINCSEDFLKSPALLLMPPERFVLEILETCVITPTLIETCRSLRERGFKIALDDVCAYTSEMAQLLSDVDIVKVDWLTIHPDERVKICRSLSSAGKKVLAEKIEEWSAFHQAREAGATLFQGYFFSRPEIHSRRKISTPAEAVILVMQLIVDDASRHRLVRAVERSPLLLTKLLKLASSVAMVSGPDYEGLCSTDSALQVVGNDRLFQWCALILYVDELSLEDEALSFLALQRSCLMVSYVTHHYPEEKSLLPSARLTGAISVLDIKYGRQPACFWYELPLAENICAALIEGSGHLGEALVFAKSMEISI, translated from the coding sequence ATGTACTTAGCCGCCGGAACGAAATGTGGGGAAAGCAAGGAGAATTACTCATTCGTTGCGCGACAGCCAATTGTGGACATCGATCTTCGGGTCGTTGGTTACGAGCTGCTATTTCGAAAAAGGGGCGATAGCACTGCGTGCATAGAAGACGATCTAACCAGCACTCTTTCGGTGCTTTCGACAACTCTGGTTGACTTTGGACTCGAGAAGCTGACGGAGGGAAGCCTTTGCTTCATTAATTGTTCGGAAGATTTTCTGAAATCGCCAGCGTTGCTACTAATGCCGCCTGAGCGTTTTGTTTTAGAGATTCTCGAAACTTGTGTCATCACGCCGACGCTAATTGAGACGTGCCGAAGCCTAAGAGAGCGAGGGTTCAAAATTGCCTTGGACGACGTCTGTGCTTACACGTCTGAGATGGCCCAATTGCTTTCCGACGTTGATATCGTCAAGGTCGATTGGTTGACGATACATCCGGACGAGCGTGTCAAAATTTGCCGCAGTTTATCGTCCGCCGGTAAGAAGGTTCTCGCCGAAAAAATCGAAGAGTGGAGCGCATTTCATCAGGCACGTGAAGCTGGGGCGACCCTCTTTCAAGGGTATTTTTTTAGTCGGCCTGAAATACATAGTAGACGAAAAATTTCAACCCCAGCGGAAGCGGTGATATTAGTTATGCAGCTAATTGTGGACGATGCATCGCGTCACCGGCTGGTAAGAGCGGTCGAGCGATCGCCGTTGCTACTTACCAAATTGCTGAAGTTGGCTTCTAGCGTTGCCATGGTGTCTGGTCCGGATTATGAGGGACTGTGCTCGACCGACTCCGCACTGCAAGTGGTTGGAAACGATCGACTGTTTCAGTGGTGTGCACTTATTTTGTATGTCGATGAGTTGTCGTTGGAGGACGAGGCGCTTTCTTTTCTTGCCTTGCAAAGGTCTTGCCTCATGGTCTCATATGTCACGCACCATTATCCGGAGGAGAAGTCGCTACTGCCCAGCGCTCGACTGACCGGTGCAATATCGGTACTCGACATTAAATATGGCCGTCAACCGGCCTGTTTCTGGTATGAACTACCCCTCGCGGAGAATATTTGTGCGGCCCTAATAGAGGGTAGTGGCCATTTGGGAGAAGCCTTGGTATTCGCGAAGTCAATGGAGATAAGTATCTGA